From one Mesomycoplasma ovipneumoniae genomic stretch:
- a CDS encoding leucine-rich repeat protein yields MKKLRKSLFLLLISSGSLFLTSCGLATSRIELQNKKDESAKTQHQENKFIQKETLTTEKTDDLVNNSETQISQENNFEQKIDQKSNLVSIPKPNIKTKTVKKQILKNFNLNKNQNQQQQQLLSLKNNNKTEIITKKQPEVAVFVNYSQKYLQLENDVKNFINIELKELKHEFFRDKLNQVIDEVEYEKIRDQKNQNQSFFKNSIEKLTKIFDEVKTNYKNSTDFSEIIEPKIQDEKPKEKDENSYPLGIEKYQDYQGNLNSNNSAKSFMNLIDPKDVRNFEYQGYNEQNRKKVADFTKKLIDESKAKTDEEKIKIIFDWIVKNVKYAWNLSRIPAVEPSAVLEELYAVCGGYSNLYKAMLDSIGIKNSIVIGWSKFGPHQWNLVFDTKAKEFFHSDPTWGQFRRNDAEFAKDHKTFKILDSFYSENGQTYEYNLGVSLVSANTSDAKPAFQIKNKSKVVGISNDFLKKASKLYIGPNVSRIDYQSGTFSVKSIEVDPQNPYFASKNGVLYNKNLTKLIIMPEKYDFSSFVLPKTVQEIEDYKFSLNAKNLEKITVEPGNYYFRDYGGILYNNDLSKIIFIPKNYKGKIITAKNVKLDPHTFANNPKITEIEISQGTKEIPDFTFNSLSSLSIIQIPQSLEKFSENAFVGIDLRKVKIIYPPNIDKNVANVLKKLKKMQ; encoded by the coding sequence ATGAAAAAACTTAGAAAATCGTTGTTTTTACTGTTAATAAGTTCAGGGAGTTTGTTTTTAACTTCTTGTGGGCTTGCAACATCACGAATTGAGTTGCAAAACAAAAAAGATGAAAGTGCCAAAACTCAACATCAAGAGAATAAGTTTATTCAAAAAGAAACTCTAACAACTGAAAAAACCGACGATTTGGTAAATAATTCAGAAACCCAAATTAGCCAAGAAAACAATTTTGAACAAAAAATTGATCAAAAGTCAAATCTAGTTTCAATTCCAAAACCTAATATAAAAACAAAAACAGTCAAAAAACAAATTTTAAAAAATTTTAACCTAAACAAAAACCAAAACCAGCAACAACAGCAACTTTTAAGTCTAAAAAATAATAATAAAACTGAAATTATCACTAAAAAGCAGCCAGAAGTGGCTGTTTTTGTAAATTATTCGCAAAAATATTTGCAATTAGAAAATGATGTCAAGAATTTTATTAACATTGAATTAAAAGAGCTAAAACACGAATTTTTCAGGGATAAATTAAATCAAGTAATTGACGAGGTTGAATATGAAAAAATCCGTGACCAAAAAAATCAAAATCAATCCTTTTTCAAAAATAGCATCGAAAAACTAACAAAAATTTTTGATGAAGTTAAAACTAATTATAAAAATTCAACTGATTTTTCAGAAATAATTGAGCCAAAAATTCAAGATGAAAAACCAAAAGAAAAAGACGAAAATTCTTATCCTTTAGGGATTGAAAAATACCAAGATTATCAAGGTAATTTAAATTCCAATAATTCTGCCAAAAGTTTTATGAATTTAATTGATCCAAAAGATGTAAGAAATTTTGAATATCAAGGCTATAACGAACAAAATCGCAAAAAAGTTGCTGATTTTACTAAAAAATTAATCGATGAATCTAAGGCAAAAACTGATGAAGAAAAAATAAAAATTATTTTTGACTGAATAGTTAAAAATGTAAAATATGCTTGAAATCTAAGTCGGATTCCCGCAGTTGAACCTTCTGCTGTTTTAGAAGAATTATACGCTGTTTGTGGTGGTTATTCTAATTTATATAAGGCGATGCTTGATTCAATTGGCATTAAAAATTCAATTGTCATTGGTTGATCAAAATTTGGTCCACACCAGTGAAATTTAGTTTTTGATACAAAAGCCAAAGAATTTTTTCACTCAGACCCAACTTGAGGACAATTCAGAAGAAATGATGCTGAATTTGCAAAAGATCATAAAACCTTCAAAATTCTTGACTCATTTTATTCAGAAAATGGTCAGACTTATGAGTATAATTTAGGTGTTTCGCTTGTTTCTGCTAATACTAGCGATGCTAAGCCTGCCTTTCAAATTAAAAATAAGTCTAAAGTAGTCGGAATTTCTAATGATTTTCTAAAAAAAGCAAGTAAATTATACATTGGTCCAAATGTTTCGCGGATCGATTATCAAAGTGGAACTTTTAGTGTTAAAAGTATTGAAGTTGATCCCCAAAACCCTTATTTTGCATCAAAAAACGGCGTTTTATATAATAAAAACTTGACAAAATTAATTATAATGCCTGAAAAATACGACTTTTCTTCATTTGTTTTGCCAAAAACAGTCCAAGAAATCGAGGATTACAAATTTTCTTTAAATGCAAAAAATTTAGAAAAAATCACTGTTGAACCAGGAAATTACTATTTTAGAGACTATGGCGGAATTTTATACAACAACGATTTAAGCAAAATTATTTTTATACCTAAAAATTATAAAGGCAAAATTATTACTGCTAAAAACGTTAAATTAGATCCACATACATTTGCAAATAATCCAAAAATCACTGAAATTGAAATTAGCCAAGGCACAAAAGAAATTCCTGATTTTACATTTAATTCTCTAAGTTCGCTTTCAATTATTCAAATACCACAGAGTCTTGAAAAATTTTCTGAAAATGCTTTTGTAGGAATTGATCTAAGAAAAGTGAAAATAATTTACCCGCCAAACATTGACAAAAATGTTGCCAATGTTCTGAAAAAATTAAAAAAGATGCAGTAA
- a CDS encoding IS3 family transposase, whose protein sequence is MKQYKFTIEDKFKYIKIAESKGLKNAILHFAEEFREIYKSKSKSKKAHKEWMLHIYANNLIRNWQKKFYNNDMKSLISTRGKIKSPRKPKKKYTINDLSENDREIYQEIMENVLRRYGIDPAIVLEEVKKRKQEQEKDKNKIENSTRICSVFNVNRSSIYEKIRVKKPPKKMIYDEKLLEWIRENFNLNRKVKGRDILYNIYINQGNYVSTYMFQKHYEFLGLKSIAYKRQGKPAPKEKKFTRIWTEDHIKGEFSSENFGEKWFADIKFIKINNEWFYLHSIIETKSNYLLNFSISKTRFSEETINLVKETIKKYNIKPKFFHSDHGVEYANYKFANFLRQNNIQQSMSPKGNALANRPIEYFYAVFQRELINIEGQNFENVAIAYQKISEFIDWYNDQRPQSCLSYKTPSYYMR, encoded by the coding sequence ATGAAACAATACAAATTCACAATTGAAGACAAATTTAAATATATCAAAATTGCCGAATCTAAAGGGTTAAAAAATGCAATTTTGCATTTTGCTGAAGAATTTAGAGAAATTTACAAAAGCAAATCAAAAAGTAAAAAAGCACATAAAGAATGAATGTTGCATATATATGCTAATAATTTGATAAGAAATTGGCAAAAAAAGTTTTATAATAATGATATGAAAAGTCTAATAAGCACTCGTGGAAAAATCAAATCTCCGCGTAAACCAAAAAAGAAATATACAATTAATGATCTTTCTGAAAATGATCGTGAAATTTATCAAGAAATAATGGAGAATGTTCTTAGAAGATACGGGATTGACCCCGCAATTGTTCTTGAGGAAGTCAAAAAACGAAAACAAGAGCAAGAAAAAGATAAAAACAAAATCGAAAATTCCACTAGAATTTGTAGTGTTTTTAACGTTAATCGCAGTTCGATTTATGAGAAAATAAGGGTGAAAAAACCACCAAAGAAAATGATTTATGATGAAAAGTTACTTGAGTGAATTCGTGAAAATTTCAATTTGAATCGAAAGGTAAAAGGCCGAGACATCCTATATAATATTTACATAAATCAGGGAAATTATGTAAGCACGTACATGTTTCAAAAACACTACGAATTTTTAGGATTAAAATCAATTGCTTATAAAAGGCAAGGAAAACCAGCGCCAAAAGAGAAAAAGTTTACGCGAATTTGGACTGAAGATCATATCAAAGGTGAATTTAGCTCAGAAAATTTTGGTGAAAAATGGTTTGCTGATATTAAATTTATCAAAATTAACAACGAATGATTTTACCTACACTCAATTATTGAAACAAAATCCAATTACTTGCTCAATTTTTCGATTTCTAAAACAAGATTTTCAGAAGAAACTATAAACTTAGTAAAAGAAACAATCAAAAAGTATAATATTAAACCAAAATTTTTCCATTCAGATCATGGCGTGGAATATGCGAACTACAAATTTGCTAATTTTTTAAGACAAAACAATATCCAACAATCAATGTCACCAAAAGGAAATGCTCTTGCAAACCGACCTATTGAATATTTTTATGCCGTTTTTCAACGCGAATTGATTAATATTGAGGGCCAAAATTTTGAAAATGTGGCTATTGCTTATCAAAAAATAAGTGAATTTATTGATTGGTATAACGATCAAAGGCCTCAAAGTTGTTTATCATATAAAACTCCAAGCTATTATATGAGGTAA
- a CDS encoding IS3 family transposase — translation MPVIIEHKTKNIRDFKLSVNNDLHLVMDNIKTFRSIDKDFVIHSDHGFQYTSKIYIDKINKMGGTVSLSRAGNSLDNREPEYWFSIIKSECLNELDYSKITLEDLKKIIADYIFWYKNYRIQSILNWKIPQQYAMMLK, via the coding sequence TTGCCTGTAATAATTGAGCATAAAACTAAAAACATCAGAGATTTTAAATTATCTGTAAACAATGATCTTCATTTAGTTATGGATAATATAAAGACATTTAGGTCTATTGATAAAGATTTTGTTATTCATTCAGACCATGGATTTCAATACACTTCAAAAATCTATATTGACAAAATAAATAAAATGGGAGGAACTGTTTCGTTGTCTCGTGCAGGAAATTCATTAGATAATAGGGAGCCTGAATACTGATTTTCAATTATAAAAAGCGAATGCTTAAACGAGTTAGACTACAGTAAAATAACTTTAGAAGATCTGAAAAAAATAATTGCAGATTATATATTTTGATACAAGAACTATAGAATTCAATCAATTTTAAATTGAAAAATACCACAGCAATATGCTATGATGTTAAAATAA
- the glpO gene encoding type 2 glycerol-3-phosphate oxidase, whose amino-acid sequence METKKLQKYDVIIIGAGIIGTNIAYELSKFKLKIAILEAKKYVASETTTGNSGIIHCGFDPKPHKLKAKLNVLGHKLWIENIFPKVNFPRQQAKSIVLAFDSEEEKIIHDLYERGIINGLSQSHLRVLSKKELETQHPLVSKQASLALECDNSWVIDPVKSSLAFLEIALKNGVDSYTNTKVVSISKNDQQLFEIETNNDENKIFQTKIIINAAGHYADEIGKLAGFSEFSQKQRRGQYLILKNHPDVKDVYFLVPQKYGKGVIVAPRPDGNILVGPTAEENIDKSKVNCLDFSLVEQIQKIGHKIIPTLDYQETIFALAGSRPIEIQDSDFVIRPSYKDPNFIFAAGMQSPGLSAAPAIALEIVKLVENQINLIKK is encoded by the coding sequence ATGGAAACTAAAAAATTGCAAAAATACGATGTAATTATTATTGGTGCTGGGATAATCGGCACAAATATTGCTTATGAATTGAGTAAATTTAAACTAAAAATTGCAATACTTGAGGCAAAAAAATACGTTGCATCAGAAACAACAACAGGAAATTCAGGAATAATTCACTGTGGTTTTGACCCAAAACCGCATAAATTAAAAGCAAAATTAAATGTTTTAGGACATAAATTGTGAATTGAAAACATATTTCCAAAAGTAAATTTTCCTCGTCAACAAGCAAAAAGCATTGTTCTTGCCTTTGATTCAGAAGAAGAAAAAATTATTCATGATCTTTATGAGCGCGGAATTATCAACGGACTTAGTCAATCACATTTAAGAGTTTTATCAAAAAAAGAGCTGGAAACTCAACATCCTTTAGTTTCAAAACAAGCATCTTTAGCCCTTGAGTGTGATAATTCTTGAGTTATTGATCCGGTCAAATCTAGTCTTGCTTTTTTAGAAATTGCCCTTAAAAATGGTGTTGATTCTTATACTAATACAAAAGTTGTTTCAATTTCAAAAAATGACCAACAGTTATTTGAAATTGAAACAAATAATGATGAAAATAAAATTTTTCAAACTAAAATTATTATTAACGCCGCCGGTCATTATGCTGATGAAATTGGAAAATTAGCCGGATTTTCCGAATTTAGTCAAAAACAAAGAAGAGGTCAATATTTAATTCTTAAAAATCACCCTGATGTAAAAGATGTTTATTTTCTAGTGCCTCAAAAATATGGAAAAGGTGTGATTGTCGCGCCTCGTCCTGATGGTAATATTTTAGTTGGACCAACAGCCGAAGAAAACATCGATAAATCAAAGGTAAATTGTCTTGACTTTAGTCTTGTTGAGCAAATTCAAAAAATTGGTCATAAAATTATTCCAACCTTAGATTATCAGGAAACAATTTTTGCACTTGCAGGCTCAAGACCGATTGAAATTCAGGATAGTGATTTTGTTATTCGACCTTCTTATAAAGATCCTAATTTTATTTTTGCCGCCGGAATGCAGTCGCCAGGTTTATCAGCAGCCCCTGCAATTGCTTTAGAAATTGTAAAATTAGTTGAAAATCAAATAAACTTAATAAAAAAGTAA
- a CDS encoding MAG3450 family membrane protein — MYKKITKIPDFVFALIVIFIPISLIYIFFSPDFWQKEIISYWILAIIGILNFFVCFFASLILTRLKVVDFSFIFYYTVILFSLTFLLLTYPLNSTRALLILRVILVLISIFLIIPSLIIKKKIANRLYKNKLKSTNK, encoded by the coding sequence ATGTATAAAAAAATAACAAAAATTCCGGATTTTGTTTTTGCATTAATTGTAATTTTTATTCCAATTAGCTTAATTTATATATTTTTTTCGCCTGATTTTTGGCAAAAAGAGATAATTTCATATTGAATTTTAGCCATTATTGGGATTTTAAATTTTTTTGTCTGTTTTTTTGCGTCATTAATTTTAACTAGGCTAAAAGTGGTTGATTTTTCTTTTATTTTTTATTATACTGTTATTTTATTTTCATTAACTTTTTTACTGCTTACCTATCCACTTAATTCAACAAGAGCTTTGCTAATTTTACGTGTTATTTTAGTTTTAATTTCAATTTTTTTAATTATTCCGTCTTTGATTATCAAAAAGAAAATTGCTAACCGTTTATATAAAAACAAACTAAAATCAACCAATAAATAG
- the thrS gene encoding threonine--tRNA ligase, which produces MELKIDYELNHSTSHLLALAIKTLFPNVKLGIGPVYDDGFYYDFDLETPLSESDFGKIEKLMKKLVSKNLRIVQTEGNNLDFQSQIYKQELKSDLENKSEKVTYFSIVDQQNNILFEDLCAGRHLESLNQIKNFKLLKIAGAYWRGNSKNKQLTRIYGTSWDSKENLEKFVQILQERQERDHRRIGSKLKLFSFSHYFGLGFPVWLENGMKIHNKIRQKILEFDRNYGFREVLTPHFGHQSLYEISGHLQHYKDDMFSPIKVEDEALIPRPMTCPHHIILFSEQHFSYRNLPFRVSEQSRLYRYEKSGALSGLERVRAMDLTEGHIFVTKKQIFSEISHLFKMIQEVLDFFKIKVFYISFSKRDPQNKEKFFQDDLMWNQAENDLKQFLDQNNVEYVEKIGEAAFYGPKIDFQIKTALNKEVTISTLQLDFLLPQKFGISFTNEFNQKETPILIHRGLIGTYERFIAILLEQTKGKLPFWLSPKQIIVIPVGEKHYEYSKKIHEILFNLGYNSEIDLRSERITRKIREANLQKTAFQIIIGDEEIAKNEITYREFGSQESFKISLVDFIELLKNREKNV; this is translated from the coding sequence ATGGAATTAAAAATTGATTATGAACTCAATCATTCTACCTCTCATCTTTTAGCGCTTGCAATAAAAACGCTTTTCCCAAATGTAAAATTAGGAATTGGTCCTGTTTATGATGATGGTTTTTATTATGATTTTGATCTAGAAACTCCACTTTCTGAGTCAGATTTTGGAAAAATTGAAAAATTAATGAAAAAATTAGTTTCAAAAAATTTAAGAATTGTTCAAACAGAAGGTAACAATCTTGATTTTCAAAGTCAAATTTACAAACAAGAGCTAAAATCTGATCTTGAAAACAAATCGGAAAAAGTGACCTATTTTTCAATTGTTGACCAACAAAACAATATACTTTTTGAGGATCTTTGTGCTGGAAGACATCTTGAGAGTCTGAATCAAATAAAAAATTTTAAACTCCTAAAAATTGCAGGTGCCTATTGACGTGGAAATTCAAAAAATAAGCAGCTCACAAGAATTTATGGTACAAGTTGAGATTCAAAGGAAAATCTTGAAAAATTTGTTCAAATTTTACAAGAAAGACAAGAAAGAGATCACCGCCGGATTGGTTCAAAGCTAAAACTTTTTAGTTTTAGCCATTATTTTGGACTTGGTTTCCCAGTTTGACTTGAAAACGGGATGAAAATTCATAACAAAATTAGGCAAAAAATACTAGAATTTGACCGAAATTACGGTTTTAGAGAAGTTTTAACCCCTCATTTTGGTCACCAAAGCCTTTATGAAATTTCAGGGCACTTACAACATTATAAAGATGACATGTTTTCGCCAATTAAAGTTGAAGATGAAGCACTTATTCCGCGACCAATGACTTGTCCACACCATATAATTTTATTTTCTGAGCAACATTTTAGTTATCGGAATTTGCCTTTTAGAGTTTCAGAGCAATCTAGATTATATCGTTATGAAAAATCAGGCGCACTTTCAGGTTTAGAGCGAGTTCGAGCAATGGATTTAACTGAAGGGCATATTTTTGTCACAAAAAAGCAAATTTTTAGCGAAATTAGCCACCTTTTTAAGATGATTCAAGAAGTGCTTGATTTTTTCAAAATAAAAGTTTTTTATATTTCTTTTTCAAAAAGAGACCCACAAAACAAAGAAAAATTTTTCCAAGATGATTTAATGTGGAATCAAGCCGAGAATGATTTAAAGCAATTTCTTGATCAAAACAACGTAGAATATGTTGAAAAAATCGGTGAAGCTGCTTTTTATGGCCCAAAAATCGACTTTCAAATTAAGACAGCATTAAATAAAGAGGTCACAATTTCGACTTTACAGCTAGATTTTCTCTTGCCACAAAAATTTGGAATTAGTTTTACTAACGAATTTAATCAAAAAGAAACTCCAATATTGATTCACCGTGGCCTGATTGGAACTTATGAGCGATTTATTGCAATTTTATTAGAACAAACTAAGGGAAAATTGCCATTTTGACTCTCACCAAAGCAAATTATCGTGATTCCCGTTGGTGAAAAACATTATGAATATAGTAAAAAAATCCATGAAATACTTTTTAATTTAGGGTATAATTCTGAAATTGATTTAAGATCTGAACGAATTACACGTAAAATTCGTGAAGCAAATTTACAAAAAACTGCTTTTCAGATAATTATAGGTGATGAAGAAATAGCAAAAAACGAAATTACTTATCGCGAATTTGGTTCACAAGAATCTTTTAAAATTTCATTAGTTGACTTTATTGAATTGCTAAAAAACCGCGAAAAAAATGTATAA
- the trpS gene encoding tryptophan--tRNA ligase gives MKKRLVSGITATGNLTIGNFLGSIKPSLSFQDQYENFIFVADLHALTLPIDPEKLTQNRASIFAFYLACGFDPEKTVLFFQSDVSAHSELFWLLQSQTTIGELSRMTQFKDKSRQKQENNTEKVPTGLLTYPILMAADILLYNPDFVTVGADQLQHLELTRKIAHRFNKIYKTDFVIPKAIISQNAQKIMSLTDPTKKMSKSTSQKNSAIFLSDSPQEAYNKIQKAKTDSENKIYFSQEKPGINNLLNIYMGFTDKTQEETLNFFQDQSYKFLKETVGTIVANFLEGLQKKHQKMLQFVDNFAKNGAKKANQIANSNLKTIKQKMGL, from the coding sequence ATGAAAAAAAGATTAGTAAGTGGAATAACTGCAACTGGAAACTTGACGATTGGTAATTTTCTCGGTTCGATAAAACCGAGTCTTTCGTTTCAAGATCAATATGAAAATTTTATTTTTGTCGCCGATCTTCATGCCCTTACTTTACCAATCGACCCAGAAAAATTAACCCAAAATCGGGCTAGTATTTTTGCATTTTATCTTGCATGTGGTTTTGATCCTGAAAAAACAGTATTATTTTTTCAATCTGATGTTAGTGCTCACAGTGAACTTTTTTGACTTTTACAATCCCAAACAACAATCGGCGAACTCTCAAGAATGACGCAATTTAAAGATAAATCTCGCCAAAAACAGGAAAATAATACCGAAAAAGTTCCAACAGGTTTACTAACTTATCCAATTTTAATGGCTGCAGATATTCTTTTATATAATCCTGATTTTGTAACCGTTGGCGCTGATCAATTACAGCATTTAGAACTTACACGAAAAATTGCTCATCGTTTTAACAAAATTTATAAGACAGATTTTGTCATTCCTAAGGCAATAATTTCCCAAAATGCCCAAAAAATAATGTCACTTACTGATCCAACCAAAAAAATGTCTAAATCAACAAGTCAAAAAAACTCGGCAATTTTTTTAAGTGATTCGCCTCAAGAAGCCTATAATAAAATTCAAAAAGCAAAAACTGATTCTGAAAATAAAATTTATTTTAGTCAAGAAAAGCCTGGGATCAATAATCTTTTGAATATTTATATGGGCTTTACTGATAAAACTCAAGAAGAAACTCTTAATTTTTTTCAAGATCAATCCTATAAGTTTTTGAAGGAAACAGTCGGAACAATCGTTGCTAATTTTCTCGAAGGTTTACAAAAAAAACACCAAAAAATGTTACAATTTGTTGATAATTTTGCAAAAAATGGGGCGAAAAAAGCAAATCAAATAGCAAATTCAAATTTAAAAACAATAAAACAAAAAATGGGGCTTTAA
- a CDS encoding PTS transporter subunit EIIB, with protein MKLISKIIYFLLQIFSFGLFAKRIKEKHNKTKSEITFDDKIGFKVDDLVKFLGGTKNIDSCDFTVSRLKIKLKSTEGINVEEIGKLKGISGVVVGLNEINLIVGNKSKAIWKAINNFE; from the coding sequence ATGAAGCTAATTTCCAAAATCATTTATTTTCTTTTGCAAATTTTTAGCTTTGGTTTGTTTGCTAAACGTATTAAAGAAAAACATAATAAAACAAAGTCTGAAATCACCTTTGATGACAAAATCGGTTTCAAAGTTGATGATCTAGTTAAGTTTTTAGGCGGGACTAAAAATATTGACTCATGTGATTTTACAGTTTCTAGATTAAAGATTAAATTAAAATCAACTGAAGGCATCAATGTTGAAGAAATTGGAAAATTAAAAGGGATTTCAGGCGTTGTTGTTGGTTTAAACGAGATTAATTTAATAGTTGGCAATAAATCTAAGGCTATTTGAAAAGCTATAAATAATTTTGAATAA